The Lactuca sativa cultivar Salinas chromosome 2, Lsat_Salinas_v11, whole genome shotgun sequence genome includes the window CTTCAATCGGTCTCTGTAATGGCTTCATCTCAATGTCCCATTGATCGAAACTTCATTGTAGTGGATTTCCACTATAATGGAACGTTTGCACCCAACCCATTAGTATACTTTGATCCCGACAAACAATCAGTAGGAGATGTTGACTTCAGTGCATTTGAGTAGGAGGAGTTCATGTAATTCCTTCAAAAGCTCACCAGAACTAGAAGCAAAGAAATTTACTTCTGCCTTCCACAAGAGTCTTTAAGTCAGGGAATTCATACACTGGTGAATGACGGTGATtacaaagaatttttggatttggcTTATGAAAATGAGAGGAGAATGAATGTGTATGTGGACGACTATAATGAAACAATCTTCGAATGGATTGAGGAAGAGGAAAATGAAGATCAAGACTACAGCTGTGAAGAGGATGAAGACTCAGTATTTTCGGAGACTTATTTTGTTGACcatgaagaagatgatgttgaATATCCATTCCCAGCCAACAAAACCAAGGGTGAAAGGTTCTTAAACAAACTTTGTCTAGACACATTAGATGAAGATGTTGAATATGTTAAACCTCGATACCCTGTACAGGATGATAGACAACCATGGAATCAGATGAAACCACTATTAGGTATGCGATTTTCTAATCCTGATGAGCTTAAAAACATGTTGAGCAACTATGCAGTTGCTAATGGATATGATCTTTGGTTTGAAAAAAATGACTCCCAAAGGTTGTTAGTTAAGTGttgcaaaaaaaaaacaagtcaCCTAATTGTCCATTTAGACTTTGGGCCTCTTGGATGAGTAAAGAGAGGACTTTTCAGATAAAATCTTTAGTTAGTGAACATAATTGTAGCAGGGTGTTTAAGTTTGGGTCCATAGTAACTTATAAGTGGTTAGGAAAACAGTTTATGAGTGAAATTATAGAGAAGCCAAAAATGAGTGTTAGGAACATGAAAGCTAAAGTTTCAACAACATTCAATATAAATGTGAGTGAGGGGCAATGCAGAAATGCAAAGAAATTTGCATTACAAGAAATTGAAGGAAGTCTAATTGAACATTATGGGAGATTATGGTCATATGGTCATGAAATTCTGAGGACAAACCTTGGGTCTACTGTGAGGATGGATGTAGACATCATGCCAGATTCCACAACTTTGTTTTCTAAGTACTATGTCTGCTTTAAAGCTATAAGTGATGGTTGGAAGGAAAGGTGCAGTCCTGTGATTGGCCTTGATGGTTGCTTTCTAAAGGGTATTGTTAGGGGAGAAGTTTTGGCAGCTGTAGGGAGGGATGCAAACAACCAAATCTACCCTATAGCATGGGATGTAGTTGGAGTTGAGAACAAGGCCACATGGAAGTGGTTCATAGATCTCCTCATGGATGATATTGATGGTGGTCTTGGTGCAGGCATTACCCTTCTTTCTGATGGACACAAGGTGAGCATTggttcatatttatacatatgttTTTATGCATGTTTCACTAATTTTGTTGTTGTTATTTGTAGGGGTTGCTAGAAGCAGTAAAAGAAAGGTGTCCAGAAGCTGAACACAGACAATGTGCCAAGCACATTGTGGCTAATTTTGCTAAAAGGTTTACCGGTCAACATTTCAGGAAGCTTTTTTGGAGGGCTGTTAGAGCTAGTACTGAACAAAAGTTCAAACATGTAATGGAAAAGATCAAATATGTAGATACTCAAGCATATGAGTACCTTATACACAGAGATCCTACTACCTGGTCTAAGGCATTTTTTAAAGAGGGCAGAGATTGTGATGTAGTTGAGAATGGGGTGAGTGAGAGTTTCAATTCTGCTATCAGGCATGCTAGAAGGAAACCAATCATCACTATGCTAGAGGAGATTAGGATATTTGTGATGGAGAGGATATACAGTCAAAGAGTAGAAGGAATTGAATGGGATTTGAATATCTGTCCAAGTATTAGGAAGCGTATACAAGATTTGAAGGTTAAACAGAGGTAACATGTAGTTTTACAATTCATCTATCCAAGTATTAGTTTGTGTTATTAGTTATTAATTTGTAGTCATTATTGCCTTATACAGATTGTAGGGGGTTACTCCTTGTGGTTATCAAAAGTATGAAGTTAGGTTCAATGATGCAGCATATGGAGTGGATCTAATTGCAAAGACTTGTGCATGCAGAATATGGCAACTTACAGGGATACCATGCTTACATGGAGTAGCTGCAATCTCTTCCCTGAATCAAGATGCAGAAACATGTGTCCCAATCATACAGTAAAGAGGCTTATCTAAAATGCTATAATTATAGCATTAACCCTCTCAATGGTAGTGATATGTGGGAAGAAGTTCCTTATCGAAAGCCTTTGCCTCCCAAAAGAAGAAGATTACCTGGTAGGCTATCAGTGAAAAGGAAGAGGGATGCAGTAGAAAGGGAGTTGAGTGGACCAGTTAGCCATTCTGTGACAAGAAGGGGATCCCTGATAAAGTGTAGTATTTGCAAGGAACCAGGTCATAACAAGAAAAAGTGTCCATCTAAGCAGCAAACAAATACATCAGGTAAATGTCCCAATTATCTGAACATAATACATCATTTTGATATGTAATCTTGAGACTTCAATTTTTTTGCAGCACCAAGTTCATCCAAGGGTAGTGGAGCAGGACCAAGTCAACCACCAAGTTCATCATGGAGTAGTGGAGCAAGACCAAGTCAACCACCAGCAGCAGCccaaccacctccaccaccaccaccaccagcagcccaaccacctccaccaccaccaccactaccagcTGCAAGGCCTGTCCCAAGAAGGGTCCCAATTGGTAGAACTGGACGGAGGAAATATTCTGAAAGGATTGTCAAAATGGCATTGAGGAGGAACATACCTGGGGTTGGGAGCAGTGTAGAGAACCCTACAGTCCTTAATTAAGTAGGTGTGTAGGTAGTGGGTGGGCACATCTTTTGTTATCAAGTTGTGATCTAAAGACAATACTATGTGTTATTTATGCTTTTCTTTTGGGTTTGTGGGCACATGGTGGCCCTTCTTTTGTGGTCCCTAGAaggaatcttttgtcctatcttTTGTGTATGCAGACAACTATTCACCCTTTATTTAATTTAGAATATTGATGGAGTATTTGCAATGAATTCAACCACCGTATTCAATTAGTTTCTTATTATTTCTATACATTGTTGTCTCAATGATTCCATTACAGTCAAAGAATGGAATCCTATATTGTTAGATAATATGACAGTTAATCAGTTTTGACTACCAAGGGTAGTTTCGTCAATTCCTATTTTCTAGTCTGTTACAAGTTATTTAAACATCTTGATGTGTAATGTTATTAATTGAAATATGACAGTTAATCAGTTTTGACTACCAACGGTAGTTTCGTCAATTCCTATTTTCTAATCTGTTACAAGTTATTTAAACATCTTGATGTGTAATGTTATTAATTGAAGGAAGTCTAATTGAGCATTATGAAAGATTATGGTCATATTAGCTAAGATGTTGACTGGAATTAGCTAAGCTTTTGACTGGAGTTAGAAAGAAGTCTTTGATGTGTAATGCTATTAATTGTACATATATGCCTTCATTCCAGTCAACATTACTactttgtgattccattccagtCAAAATTACTactttgtgattccattccagtCAAAATTACTACTTTGTGATTCCATTCTAGTCAAAATTACTACTTTATGATTCCATTCCAGTCAAAATTACTactttgtgattccattccagtCAAAATTACTTCATTCCATTCCAACAAGAAGTTAAGATAATACATTCATTCCATTCAAACAACATCTTTCAATACATGATTTCATCATATACACGATGATCAAAAAAAGAAATCCTATGGTAAACTTATATATTTTTTCCTTCATTGCAATGGCATCAGAGTACTTTTCCTTCTTCATTTGTTCCATGTCTTCCTTCACCTTCTCTACTTCGGTCTTTAATGCTACTAATTCAACTTTCTTTCCCTCCACcacttccattagaggcatttcTACAGGTTCTACATCCAACCATTTCCAATATTTGCATTTACCCTTCAACACGAAAAACTCATAATGAGATTTCAAATTAGGAAAAAAGAATCAGAAAAGGGAGAAGATTCAAGTGAAATAGTTTACCTCATTGCACACCATGAAATGCCTCCCTGGATTCTTTGGTGTTTTTGATGTTAGAATACGTGTAGGGAACCCACAATCATAAGTTTTTGTATCGTGCGCAGTTGATTTCTTGCTTGATCGATTGAGGGATGATGAGAAGCTGCAGGAGAAAGCCATCGGCGGTATTAGGGCACAATCAAGGAACCGCATACACCTCTCTTTTAATAACATTAGCCCTACATGCCACGTAGGATCATACTGACACGTAGGATCGACCAGTCCATTGAAACCGGCAAAAAGCAGTCGTAGGGATGAAATTTACACGAATGAACAAGTTAAATGGCTATTAGagcacgaaaaaaagtttagtgaccaaATGTGACAAAATGGAATAGTATGTTACCCTCTCAAGTCATTATCCTTTTATTTTATCGATATTATCACATGCCATCATGTTCTTTATTTATTGTAATGCCAAGATTTATTCCAATGGCTAAATTTTACAATAACAAGCTTCAAACTTACACAAACAACCCACACAACTACGAACATATTAAAACCAACAACACCCCCAAACACTTATAAAAAAGATCAAACAACAACAGGTTCAACCGGCTTTTCAACCGGTTCCACCGGTTTCTCCACCTCAGCAGATGGTGCAATAACAGGCTCCACCGGTTTTGCAGCTTCACTAACTGGTTTTCCGGCGACACAAGATGGTGTTGCCGCCACAGGGACAGGGTCCACCGTTTCTCCGGCTTCACTAGATGGTGCAGCAACAACAGCCTCCTCTGATTTCTTCCCTCCACAACATGACGACGCTTCTTCTGTTGGCCAAAACTCCGTCTTCTTCCCTGTCTTGGAAACTGTTTGAAAAACTAGATCTGGCTCCACGTTTCCTTTCACTGTAACCTTTTTGTGCTCCAGATCAATGTCAAAAGTTTCCACCCCTAAttaaacgaacattttcatatatTTATAATTGCTTCTGAAATCGGAAAATAGATTCTGATAAAGAAAGCTAAAACTTTGTGCTTCACACAACTCAGAATTCCTGTGTTCCAAGAGATAAAAAGGATCTGATCCTCAGTAAATGGAATCGGATTCATATGTCAATGTCAACCCATTTTTTCGATCAAAAGATATTCCGACTTCTCAAAAAGCAATACCCACTAACTTTCTACAGGTAAAGAGCATTCATGCATGAATTAAAAAGATGAACTACAAACCTTCCATGTTGGTGAGAACCCTCTTCACGGCACCAGCACAGCCTCCACATGACATGGCAACCTTGAGAACGACGGTCTAAATTTCCATCCATTTAGATTTATAAGTTTGGTGTCATGGAATTAAGTAGTCATAAATCAAGATATAAAGTACAAACAATATAATATAAAACAAGCTACGAGAAGAGAATTTGTCAACTAGCTAGATGAAGTAATTAACTTCTTCCGAACAGTTACAAAGTATAACTTGTTTTGTAAAATTTGAACCCAGATATATAGAATGTCGTAAAAAATATAGGTTGGAcggtttttcatggtgaaaatgaaCAAATTCAAACTATAACTTTTACTTGTTAATTACTCGAGTACATCAAAATTAACATGTACgtcaagaaattgaaattaactTTTGTGTGGAGACTCGTCACTAACATGGTAgcatagtgtgtgtgtgtgtgtttgatcgTTTCAAAGAAATCTACCACGTGATCGTACTTGACCATTATTAGCAAGATTAGTTGTAGCTGATGAGCGATGACAATGAAATTATCAATCCATTCTTCAACATACATAAATTCAACCAGTCTAAACTCAAAATAAGAAAAAGGTTTATCGAAAATAAAACAGAAAGGCGTTTCGAGAGCAGTTTCAAGATATCAAAGTTCAAACTTGTTTTTCAAATCAACAACTTCAGACGAGCTTGCTGTTCATGCAGAATAAAACGAGGGGAAATAGAGAGAATTAAGTACCTGAGACATGGTTGATTCGTGGAATGAAATGGAAGAgtgtttaaaaaatttggggGAGAGTAATCGATTAAAATAGGGAGAAAGAAGGATTCGATTTTACGTTTCAATTTGGAGTCTGAATCAGCGTTCGTGTTGGCTAGCATCAGATCCCACAATTCCCACGGAGTTGATATTGTTATAAAGATAATTGCGGGGAGTTACATGAATAGCCCCTCAACTATGTCAAGAAGTTCAGTTCTAGGCTAATTTAAGCAAGGTTCTAAGTGGCATGATTAGGGGTGTAAGTGAGTCGAGCTATTCGtaagctactcgggatcgactcgttaaaagctcaactcgagatcgaattaaacgagcctgagtcgagctcgagcctaaatatgaggctcgCTTATTAAACGTCctcgagccgagcttcaattaatgggctcgcgagcctaaacaagCTTAaacgagcatatatatatatatatatatatatatatatatatatatacacacacacataaatgCTCGtttaagctcgattaggctcgcgagctcactaaattgttcacgagccgagctcgagcttcctcaaaattaaacgagccgagctcgagcttggtcagACTCGGGCTCGACTCGGCTCATTTACACCCCTAGGCATGATATATAATGTGGCAACAAGGTCAAGCTTCAAATTTTATAAGTCATGTCGAGTTATGTTGTTTTTCAAAACCCGACTTAAGAaatcacataaatataaatttatttataataaatcaaaatttaaaagaaTTATTTcaacaactaataacaaaaaggtTAACGAAAACTCAATAATTTCATGTtcgatcagaaaaaaaaaatcgtgTTTTGTAAAAAACTTGGGACTTGACGCACCTTGATCAGTCTTGTTACATCTcacaaagaaaaagaaagaagttTTGTTCATTGAAAGCGGAAtggaaatttatagaaaaataaatCTTAATgaacactttatatatatatatatatatatatatatatatatatatatatatatatatatatatatatatatatatatatatatatatatatatatatatatatatatatatatgaattaagttcaaataaaaacagggGTTCTGCCCCTTGGACTCCGtcaggggctgccgccccttggactCCGCTccaaggggcgctgcccccggacccccgttcgtttaaGGTTTCGTCCTTAAATGACAGTGTACTTtgaaacttgatcaaacttaaacaagtgtgtactccacatcttccttacttgtttaatatttatcaagatcacttttggtcaacaaagtaatctcattacacttaaataatattgatgataacaaatcactAACAAAAACAAATCTTTctccacattaatcatatgtgattaaatacatataattatatgtgattaaatacaagaGACCAACTATTGAATCAAAAACGTGAAAATTGAATATTGTCCACAtacatcatatatgattaaatacatataatcacatatgatttatatggacaatatttgTTTTCGGTTTTTCGACTCAATAAttgttctcatgtatttaatcacatgtgattatatgtaattaatcatatatgatttatgtgcatAAAGTTGTTTTTCGCGTTCTAGATTCAATAACTTTTCTTTATCCACATTaataatatgtgattaaatacatgagaaaatTATTGAGTGGATACGAATGTCAATATTCTCCGCATAaatcgtgtatatatatatatatatatatatatatatatatatatatatatatatatatatatatatatatatatatatatatatatatatatatatatatatatatatatatacacacacacacacacacacacacacacacacacatatatatatatatatatatatatatatatatatatatatatatatatatgaagtaagttcaaataaaaacaggggctctgccccttggaccctgtcaggggctgccgccccttggactCCGCTTCCAGGGGCACTGCCTCCGAacccccgttcgtttaggggcttcgcccctaaatgacagtgtacTTTGAAACTTGATTAAACTTAAACAAGCATGTACTCCACACCttctttacttgtttaatatttatcaagatcacttttggtcaacaaagtaatttcattacacttaaataatattgatgataacaaatcaccaacaaaaaCAAATCTTTGTCcacattaatcatatatgattaaatacatataatcatatgtgattaaatacaagagaccaactattgaatcgaaaacGTGAAAATTGAATATTGTCCACATACACCgtatatgattaaatatatataatcacatatgatttatatagacaatatTTGTTTTCGATTTTTTGACTCAATAACtgttctcatgtatttaatcatatgtgattatatgtatttaatcaaatgtgattatatgtaattaaccatatatgatttatgtgcataaaatttgtttttcttgttCTAGTTCAATAGTTTTTCTTTATCCACATTAATTAtttgtgattaaatacacgagaaaAATTATTGAGTTGATGCGAATGTCAATATTCTCTGTATAAATCGTATGTTATTAGCTACATATAATTACCTTTTCTTAAACAcataagaacaactattgaatcaagaaaGTGAAACACAAATATTATTtacgtaaatcatatgtgataggTGGTGGTAAAGGGTAATGAGGGGTGACAAGTAGGTTGGTGGGTGGTTGTGGGGATGGTGGTtatggtgggtggtgggtgggtTGGTGTTGATGGCATTGATGAGTGGGTGATGAGGAGTGTTTGTTGGTGGTAGAGATGGTGGTGACATgtagtggtgatggtggtggacaGTAAGTGGGGGTGATGGTGATGATTACGGGCGATGGTTGAGACAGGTGGTCGTGATGGGTGTTGGTGGTGGTAggggtgatgggtggtgggtggtggtggtagtagtggaAAGTGGTGGTGAAGGCAGGtgatggtgatgggtggtggtggtggtgatgtgtACTGATGGTGGGTGAATGGTGGTTAGTGTTACGGGTAGtgatggtgggtggtgggtaAGGTGATGGGGGTGTTTGTTGGTGGTAGAGATAGTAGTGGCAGGTATTGGTGAAAGTGGTAGGTGGTGTGTGGGATGATGGTTACAGGTGATGATGATGGGTGGTGGTTGAGACAGGTGGTCgtgatgggtggtggttgagACAGGTGGTCGTGATGGGTGTTGGTAGTAATGGAGGTGATTGGTAGTGGTGATGGAGGTAAGGAGTGGTGATGGTGGTTTTGGTGGTGATGGATGTAGTGCTGGTAGaggcaggtggtggtggtgagtggTGGAGTTGAGTGGTGGTTAGTGGTtagggtggtgatggtgaatggTGGGTAGGGTACTGGTTATGGGTGAtgatgatgggtggtggtggtgggtcggTTGGTGGCCTTGGGTGGACGTGGCTGGTGGCGGCGAGTGGTTGTGAcgggtggtgggtagtggttttggtgggtggtggATGGGGTGGTTATGGTGACGGGTGGAGgttggtggcgggtggtggtgatttTGATGTTGGTGGCGGGtcgtgggtggtggtgatgggtggttatGGGTGGTGGTAGTGGGTTGTCGGTTATGGTGATGGCTGGTTGCTAGTGGTGATGGGTTGTGTATGGTGGTGGGGATGGTGATGGTGGGTGGTGTTAGTGGGTTGTAAGTTGTGATGATGGGTGGCTGGTAGTGGTGATTGGTGGTGGGTGggtagtgtttggtacaaacagtcgaggactgaaggtattccaagatcgaatttgggtacctaagacgggaggaataagagatcttctgatggaagaagcacacaagaccatgtactcgattcatcccggtagcactaaaatgtatagggacctaaaaccctgctactggtggccgacgatgaagctcgatgttgcgaagtatgtggccgagtgcgtaacatgtgcgagggttaaggcacaacatcagaaaccgtatgggagtttggaac containing:
- the LOC111915025 gene encoding uncharacterized protein LOC111915025 — translated: MLLKERCMRFLDCALIPPMAFSCSFSSSLNRSSKKSTAHDTKTYDCGFPTRILTSKTPKNPGRHFMVCNEGKCKYWKWLDVEPVEMPLMEVVEGKKVELVALKTEVEKVKEDMEQMKKEKYSDAIAMKEKIYKFTIGFLFLIIVYMMKSCIERCCLNGMNVLS
- the LOC111915026 gene encoding copper transport protein CCH yields the protein MSQTVVLKVAMSCGGCAGAVKRVLTNMEGVETFDIDLEHKKVTVKGNVEPDLVFQTVSKTGKKTEFWPTEEASSCCGGKKSEEAVVAAPSSEAGETVDPVPVAATPSCVAGKPVSEAAKPVEPVIAPSAEVEKPVEPVEKPVEPVVV